Proteins from one Triticum aestivum cultivar Chinese Spring chromosome 7A, IWGSC CS RefSeq v2.1, whole genome shotgun sequence genomic window:
- the LOC123150353 gene encoding uncharacterized protein, whose protein sequence is MAMERFLTMLVFCEAPIDGYSMSVMTTGSVSKLVSGGTSKPASHKVDDEEKKQGYSEGSTLQRHAWFQLAFDGLNCFDTVMMH, encoded by the coding sequence ATGGCCATGGAGAGGTTCTTGACTATGCTTGTCTTCTGCGAGGCGCCCATCGACGGGTACAGTATGTCTGTGATGACAACCGGCTCGGTCAGCAAGCTGGTCTCCGGTGGCACGTCCAAACCGGCGTCTCACAAGGTGGACGACGAGGAGAAAAAGCAGGGATACTCCGAAGGGTCGACGTTGCAGCGGCATGCTTGGTTCCAGCTAGCCTTCGACGGCCTCAACTGCTTCGACACCGTCATGATGCACTGA